The Bombus pascuorum chromosome 9, iyBomPasc1.1, whole genome shotgun sequence genome has a window encoding:
- the LOC132910809 gene encoding protein Wnt-1 — MVFRRSTKLDQNRDRICAPRLHLIAKKKKKKKEKKMRLWMIIGALAVATHASIAEITRNKNRGRGSMWWGIAKAGEPNNFLPMSPASLHMDPTVYATLRRKQRRLARENPGVLMAVARGANQAIAECQHQFRNRRWNCSTKNFLRGKNLFGKIVDRGCRETAFIYAITSAAVTHSIARACSEGSIQSCSCDYTHQSRPPSGTRDWEWGGCSDNIGYGFKFSREFVDTGERGRNLREKMNLHNNEAGRAHVSSEMRQECKCHGMSGSCTVKTCWMRLPNFRVVGDNLKDRFDGASRVMVSNSDRVRGNGNAIVSNSASNSVHGHREGLGRRHRYNFQLKPYNPEHKPPGPKDLVYLEPSPPFCEKNPKLGILGTHGRQCNDTSIGVDGCDLMCCGRGYKTQEVTVVERCACTFHWCCEVKCQLCRIKKTIHTCL; from the exons ATGGTGTTTCGCCGTTCGACGAAGCTCGACCAGAATCGCGATAGGATCTGCGCGCCGCGATTGCATTTGAtcgcgaagaagaagaagaagaagaaggagaagaagatgAGGCTTTGGATGATCATCGGCGCTCTGGCGGTGGCGACACACGCCTCCATCGCCGAAATTACCAGGAACAAAAACCGTGGCAGAGGATCGATGTGGTG GGGAATCGCCAAGGCAGGAGAGCCCAATAATTTTTTGCCAATGTCCCCGGCCTCTCTTCACATGGATCCCACAGTGTACGCGACCTTGAGGAGAAAGCAGCGCAGACTGGCCAGGGAAAACCCAGGAGTTCTAATGGCCGTGGCTAGGGGTGCGAACCAAGCGATCGCCGAGTGCCAACATCAGTTTCGCAATCGTCGATGGAACTGTTCGACCAAGAATTTTCTTCGTGGGAAAAATCTCTTCGGCAAGATCGTCGACAGAG GTTGTCGAGAGACCGCCTTCATCTACGCCATCACGAGCGCGGCCGTGACTCACAGCATCGCGAGAGCGTGCAGCGAGGGCAGCATCCAGTCGTGCTCCTGCGACTATACCCACCAATCGCGGCCACCATCCGGCACGCGGGATTGGGAATGGGGTGGCTGTTCGGACAACATCGGCTACGGGTTCAAGTTCTCCCGCGAATTCGTCGACACGGGGGAGCGTGGCCGAAATCTTCGCGAGAAGATGAATCTGCACAACAACGAGGCCGGCAGAGCG CACGTGTCCTCGGAGATGCGGCAGGAGTGCAAGTGCCACGGCATGTCGGGCTCCTGCACCGTCAAGACCTGCTGGATGAGGCTACCGAATTTTCGCGTGGTCGGGGATAATCTGAAGGATCGGTTCGACGGCGCGTCCAGAGTTATGGTGAGCAACTCGGATCGGGTGCGTGGCAACGGGAACGCGATCGTGAGCAATTCGGCGAGTAATTCTGTGCACGGTCATCGGGAGGGTCTGGGTCGTCGACACCGGTACAACTTTCAGCTGAAGCCTTACAACCCGGAGCACAAGCCACCTGGTCCGAAGGATCTCGTTTACCTGGAGCCCTCGCCGCCGTTCTGCGAGAAGAACCCGAAACTTGGCATTCTCGGCACTCACGGTAGACAGTGCAACGACACGAGTATCGGTGTCGACGGCTGCGACCTGATGTGCTGCGGCAGAGGCTACAAGACGCAAGAGGTGACGGTCGTCGAGAGATGCGCCTGCACGTTCCATTGGTGCTGCGAGGTCAAGTGTCAGCTCTGCAGAATCAAGAAGACGATACACACGTGCCTCTAg